Proteins from a genomic interval of Lycium ferocissimum isolate CSIRO_LF1 chromosome 2, AGI_CSIRO_Lferr_CH_V1, whole genome shotgun sequence:
- the LOC132046854 gene encoding mitogen-activated protein kinase kinase kinase 20-like has protein sequence MDWVRGESVGHGSFGKVNIAIPRKQSALFSPSVVVKSSSASCSVTLMNEKIILDELKGCSQIINCLGDSYTYENGENLYNVLLEHASGGALSDKLKNSGDRKLLEFEVRKYTKALLRGLHYIHKSGYVHCDIKPQNILLGQDGQVKIADFGLAKRSQSTKDDKLRCELRGTPLYMSPEMVASGEQDTPADIWALGCVIAELAAGVPVWKYSNITQLLMTIGVGDELPEFPTKLSEEGKDFLGKCFVKDPRKRWTAEMLLKHPFIADQDYDDDDTVTLCDEICGSGTPSTSPRCPFDFPDWVSDDSAESTVTCQITSLPSPAIQDLLCFNGGSLSTSPAERLRGLMNQFRPQSEWSNADGWVSVR, from the coding sequence ATGGATTGGGTTCGAGGTGAATCAGTAGGCCATGGTAGTTTCGGCAAAGTCAATATTGCAATACCCAGAAAACAGAGTGCTCTGTTTTCTCCATCAGTGGTGGTTAAGTCTTCTTCAGCTTCCTGTTCAGTTACTCTGATGAACGAGAAAATAATCTTGGATGAGCTTAAGGGTTGTTCACAAATCATCAATTGCCTTGGTGACAGCTACACCTATGAAAATGGCGAAAACTTGTACAATGTCTTGTTGGAGCATGCTTCAGGGGGCGCCTTGTCGGATAAGCTCAAAAATTCCGGCGATCGTAAATTGCTGGAATTTGAAGTCAGGAAATACACTAAGGCCTTACTCAGAGGGCTACACTATATCCACAAGAGTGGCTATGTTCACTGCGATATTAAGCCTCAGAACATTCTTCTAGGCCAAGATGGTCAAGTCAAAATTGCTGATTTTGGATTGGCAAAGAGATCCCAATCCACGAAAGATGATAAATTACGATGTGAATTGAGGGGTACCCCACTGTACATGTCGCCGGAAATGGTTGCCTCCGGCGAACAGGACACGCCCGCCGATATCTGGGCACTTGGGTGTGTGATTGCTGAGCTGGCAGCAGGTGTTCCAGTTTGGAAATACTCAAATATAACCCAACTACTTATGACAATTGGAGTTGGTGATGAGTTACCTGAATTTCCAACGAAGTTATCCGAAGAAGGAAAAGattttcttggaaaatgttTTGTGAAGGACCCAAGAAAGAGATGGACGGCTGAGATGCTTCTAAAACATCCCTTTATTGCAGATCAAgattacgatgatgatgacACTGTTACATTGTGTGACGAAATATGCGGGAGTGGCACCCCTTCAACATCTCCTAGGTGTCCATTTGATTTCCCAGATTGGGTATCTGATGACTCTGCTGAATCAACAGTCACATGTCAAATTACATCTCTACCCTCACCGGCAATTCAAGATTTGCTCTGTTTTAACGGTGGGTCATTATCCACATCACCGGCTGAGAGATTGCGAGGATTAATGAATCAATTTAGACCTCAATCTGAATGGTCTAATGCTGATGGTTGGGTCAGCGTTCGGTGA